From a region of the Triticum aestivum cultivar Chinese Spring chromosome 7D, IWGSC CS RefSeq v2.1, whole genome shotgun sequence genome:
- the LOC123170093 gene encoding probable ascorbate-specific transmembrane electron transporter 2 has protein sequence MKAGTSPPASRAAGMRTLVVHVLAVAATALVLFWCIGFRGGLAFRSSDKQHIFNVHPPLMLIGLVVIAGEAILAYRTFPASVSRDARKKAHLALHAAGLAVGLVGVYAVFKFHAEAAIPNLYSLHAWVGIATITLYALQWLAGFLAFFFPGAAPETRRSAVPWHAVLGLLVFALAVGNAQLGFLEKLTFLQSPPARLVGKYGAEALLINFTAVIVLLLGIAVVIATVNADSTRYTAM, from the coding sequence ATGAAGGCGGGGACATCACCGCCGGCCAGCAGGGCGGCGGGCATGCGGACGCTGGTGGTGCACGTGCTGGCGGTGGCGGCCACAGCGCTGGTGCTGTTCTGGTGCATCGGCTTCCGCGGCGGCCTCGCCTTCCGCTCCAGCGACAAGCAGCACATCTTCAACGTCCACCCGCCGCTCATGCTCATCGGCCTcgtcgtcatcgccggcgaggccATCCTCGCCTACCGCACCTTCCCGGCCTCCGTCAGCCGGGACGCCAGGAAGAAGGCGCACCTGGCGCTGCACGCCGCGGGGCTCGCCGTCGGCCTCGTCGGCGTCTACGCGGTCTTCAAGTTCCACGCCGAGGCCGCCATCCCCAACCTCTACTCGCTGCACGCCTGGGTCGGCATCGCCACCATCACGCTCTACGCGCTCCAGTGGCTCGCCGGCTTcctcgccttcttcttccctggcGCCGCGCCGGAGACCAGGCGCTCCGCGGTGCCGTGGCACGCCGTGCTGGGGCTCCTCGTCTTCGCGCTCGCCGTGGGCAACGCGCAGCTCGGCTTCCTCGAGAAGCTCACCTTCCTGCAGTCCCCTCCCGCGCGCCTCGTCGGCAAGTACGGCGCCGAGGCGCTGCTCATCAACTTCACCGCCGTTATCGTGCTCCTCCTCGGCATAGCCGTCGTGATCGCCACCGTCAACGCCGACTCCACCAGATACACTGCCATGTGA